The sequence below is a genomic window from Candidatus Eisenbacteria bacterium.
CAAGATCGCCGGTGCGCACGGCGGCATCTCGGTGGGTCCCGACGGCGCGACACATCAGGCCATGGAAGAGATCAGCATCGTGCGCTCGATCCCGCACATGAGCATCGTGGTGCCGTGCGACTTCTGGGAGACCTACAAAGCGACGATGGCGATCGCGCACACGCCGGGGCCGGTGTATCTGCGTTTCGGACGCGAGGACGTGCCGGTCGTGACCGAGAAGGACACGCCGTTCACGTTCGGCAAAGGTGAGGTGTTCGCTCCCGGCAGCGACCTGACGATCGTGGCGTGCGGCGTGATGGTCTACGAGGCGCTGCGTGCCCACGAGCAGCTGGCGGGCCGCGGGATCTCGGCGCGAGTCGTCGATCTGCACACCCCCAAGCCGCTCGACCGCGAATTGCTGATCCGCTGCGCGCGAGAGACCGGCGCGATCGTCACCGCCGAGGAGCACCAGGTGAACGGTGGGCTCGGGGGTGCGGTGGCCGAGACGATCGTCCAGAACCACCCGGTGCCGATGGAGTTCGTCGCGGTGCACGATCGCTTCGGTCAGTCCGGCAAGCCCGCCGAGCTGATGGATGCGTTCGGCCTGCGTGCGAAGGACATCGTCGAGGCGGCCGAGCGCGTCCTCACCCGCAAGCGCGGGCGATGATCCGCACTCGGCCGCGCCCGACCGACTGACTCCCGCTCGTTCTACCGGAAGCTCGCGTCCGCCTCGCTGACGCCGATCCGCGCCAGCGACGCCGAGAGCTGC
It includes:
- a CDS encoding transketolase family protein is translated as MKKTREGFGRALVDLGEQDPRIVVMVGDLSESTMVHFFAERFPERFIQVGIAEQNMMCVAAGLAAVGKIPFLATYGAFASCRSADQMRVSVAYTNLPVKIAGAHGGISVGPDGATHQAMEEISIVRSIPHMSIVVPCDFWETYKATMAIAHTPGPVYLRFGREDVPVVTEKDTPFTFGKGEVFAPGSDLTIVACGVMVYEALRAHEQLAGRGISARVVDLHTPKPLDRELLIRCARETGAIVTAEEHQVNGGLGGAVAETIVQNHPVPMEFVAVHDRFGQSGKPAELMDAFGLRAKDIVEAAERVLTRKRGR